Proteins found in one Hyla sarda isolate aHylSar1 chromosome 7, aHylSar1.hap1, whole genome shotgun sequence genomic segment:
- the LOC130282405 gene encoding trypsin-like → MKFLLICVLLGAVAAFEDDDKIVGGYTCTKNSVPYVVSLNSGYHFCGGSLINNLWVISAAHCYKASFQVRLGEHNIATSEGTEQFINSAKVIRHGSYNSRTLDNDILLIKLASAATLNSYVKAVGLPTGCASAGTSCLISGWGNTLSSGSNMPNLLQCLNAPILTASQCSNAYPGEITGNMICVGYLEGGKDSCQGDSGGPVVCNGQLQGVVSWGYGCALRNYPGVYTKVCNYNSWISSTVAAN, encoded by the exons ATGAAGTTTCTTCTGATCTGTGTGCTCCTCGGAGCAGTTG CTGCTTTTGAGGATGATGATAAGATTGTAGGAGGTTACACCTGCACCAAGAACTCCGTCCCCTACGTGGTGTCTCTGAACTCCGGCTACCACTTTTGTGGTGGATCCCTGATCAACAACCTTTGGGTCATCTCTGCTGCTCACTGCTACAAGgc GAGCTTTCAGGTCAGACTGGGAGAACACAACATCGCTACCAGTGAAGGCACCGAACAGTTCATCAACTCCGCAAAGGTCATCAGACATGGAAGCTACAACTCCAGAACCCTGGACAATGACATCCTGTTGATCAAGCTGGCCTCTGCCGCCACCCTCAACTCCTACGTCAAGGCTGTTGGTCTGCCCACTGGCTGCGCTTCTGCCGGAACCAGCTGTCTGATCTCCGGATGGGGCAACACCCTCAGCAGTGGAAGTAA CATGCCCAACCTCCTGCAGTGCCTGAACGCCCCCATCCTGACCGCCTCCCAGTGTAGCAACGCCTACCCCGGAGAGATCACCGGCAACATGATCTGTGTTGGATATCTGGAAGGAGGCAAGGATTCCTGCCAG GGTGACTCCGGTGGACCCGTGGTCTGCAATGGACAGCTCCAGGGTGTTGTCTCCTGGGGATATGGCTGTGCCCTCAGGAACTATCCTGGTGTCTACACCAAGgtctgcaactacaactcctggatCTCCAGCACCGTTGCCGCCAACTAA
- the LOC130282404 gene encoding trypsin-like, producing the protein SIPRHSAASPDLITPLNPDVSANLSLNSETVCLAQAAFEDDDKIVGGYTCTKNSVPYVVSLNSGYHFCGGSLINNLWVISAAHCYKASFQVRLGEHNIATSEGTEQFINSAKVIRHGSYNSRTLDNDILLIKLASAATLNSYVKAVGLPTGCASAGTSCLISGWGNTLSSGTSMPNLLQCLNAPILTASQCSNAYPGEITGNMICVGYLEGGKDSCQGDSGGPVVCNGQLQGVVSWGYGCALRNYPGVYTKVCNYNSWISSTVAAN; encoded by the exons tcaattcccagacactctgcagcatcaccggacctaataactcccctaaatccggacgtatctgcaaatctctccctaaattcagagactgtatgtctagctcaag CTGCTTTTGAGGATGATGATAAGATTGTAGGAGGTTACACCTGCACCAAGAACTCCGTCCCCTACGTGGTGTCTCTGAACTCTGGCTACCACTTCTGTGGTGGATCCCTGATCAACAACCTTTGGGTCATCTCTGCTGCTCACTGCTACAAGgc GAGCTTTCAGGTCAGACTGGGAGAACACAACATCGCTACCAGTGAAGGCACCGAGCAGTTCATCAACTCCGCCAAGGTCATCAGACATGGAAGCTACAACTCCAGAACCCTGGACAATGACATCCTGTTGATCAAGCTGGCCTCTGCCGCCACCCTCAACTCCTACGTCAAGGCTGTTGGTCTTCCCACTGGCTGCGCTTCTGCCGGAACCAGCTGTCTGATCTCCGGATGGGGCAACACCCTCAGCAGTGGAA CAAGCATGCCCAACCTCCTGCAGTGCCTGAACGCCCCCATCCTGACCGCCTCCCAGTGTAGCAACGCCTACCCCGGAGAGATCACCGGCAACATGATCTGTGTTGGATATCTGGAAGGAGGCAAGGATTCCTGCCAG GGTGACTCCGGTGGACCCGTGGTCTGCAATGGACAGCTCCAGGGTGTTGTCTCCTGGGGATATGGCTGTGCACTCAGGAACTATCCTGGTGTCTACACCAAGgtctgcaactacaactcctggatCTCCAGCACCGTTGCCGCCAACTAA